In one Acidobacteriota bacterium genomic region, the following are encoded:
- a CDS encoding nuclease translates to MPKPSVPHLLRPGRVRYSLPLLLLLLLPFAAALPPAFRAECTRIVDGDTIDVAHAGETVRIRLEGIDCPERDQPFAEEARALTALLVEGKTVEVIAKEKDAYGRTAARVFVDGRDLSAELLKAGLATHYRKYNSDWLLASLERQARAEGAGMWGTAPAPAVYHGNVGSRVFHSPACPHYDCPDCTRRFGSREEALAAGFRPCGRCSP, encoded by the coding sequence ATGCCGAAACCATCCGTTCCTCATCTCCTCCGTCCCGGCCGGGTACGGTATTCCCTCCCCTTGCTGCTCCTTCTCCTGCTCCCGTTCGCGGCCGCCCTCCCCCCCGCCTTCCGCGCCGAATGCACCCGGATCGTGGACGGGGACACCATCGACGTCGCCCACGCCGGAGAAACCGTCCGGATCCGCCTCGAGGGGATCGACTGCCCGGAGCGTGACCAGCCGTTCGCCGAGGAGGCCAGGGCCCTGACCGCCCTCCTCGTCGAGGGGAAGACGGTGGAGGTGATCGCGAAGGAGAAGGACGCCTACGGGCGCACGGCCGCCAGGGTGTTCGTCGACGGGCGGGACCTCTCGGCCGAACTGCTGAAGGCGGGGCTGGCCACCCACTACCGAAAGTACAACTCGGACTGGCTGCTGGCCTCGCTCGAGCGGCAGGCCCGGGCCGAAGGGGCCGGCATGTGGGGGACGGCGCCCGCCCCCGCCGTCTACCACGGCAATGTCGGGAGCCGGGTGTTTCACTCCCCCGCCTGCCCCCACTACGACTGCCCCGACTGCACCCGCCGGTTCGGGTCGAGGGAAGAAGCCCTGGCCGCGGGCTTCCGCCCCTGCGGCCGCTGCAGCCCCTGA
- a CDS encoding bifunctional folylpolyglutamate synthase/dihydrofolate synthase codes for MNHRETLDYLAGKGNEVQMMHLGLHRTLAMMQLLGDPHEKYPVIHIAGTNGKGSVAAMAESVLRHAGRRTGLYTSPHLVRVEERIRVDREPIAAAAFARLSTRIRRAEEDLEARKVIDRPLTTFEFLTCAAFLHFALRKVEVAVMEVGLGGLLDATNVVRPIVSVVTGVALDHQNYLGRTVGRIAREKAGIIKEGVPAISGCLDPAARRVVRARAEAVGAPLLELGRDFAIRGLEGRGGRFRFDLETPEGRIPALAPGLHGEHQAHNAALAVMALRTQRAFPLGIGVIRKGLGRTRWEGRLDEYRAVRRTLLDGAHNPEAAALLRKALSERREREIHMVFGAVRDKNIREVGRILFPAATRLHLTPLVNTRSADPADIAAMHPRHRPRMEAHADMHRALAAAWASCPPGGLVVVTGSLYLVGELLPAVQASARRRAG; via the coding sequence ATGAACCATCGAGAGACCCTGGATTACCTTGCCGGCAAGGGGAACGAGGTGCAGATGATGCACCTCGGGCTGCACCGCACCCTGGCCATGATGCAGCTGCTGGGCGACCCCCACGAAAAATACCCCGTGATCCATATCGCCGGGACCAACGGCAAGGGGAGCGTGGCCGCCATGGCCGAATCGGTCCTGCGCCACGCGGGGAGGAGAACGGGGCTCTACACCTCGCCCCACCTGGTGCGGGTCGAGGAGCGGATCCGCGTCGACCGGGAGCCGATCGCGGCGGCCGCCTTCGCCCGCCTGTCCACCCGCATCCGCAGGGCGGAGGAGGACCTCGAGGCGCGGAAGGTCATCGACCGCCCCCTGACCACCTTCGAGTTTCTCACCTGCGCCGCCTTCCTGCATTTCGCCCTGCGGAAGGTGGAGGTTGCCGTCATGGAGGTGGGGCTTGGGGGACTGCTCGACGCCACCAACGTCGTGCGCCCCATCGTCAGCGTGGTCACGGGGGTGGCGCTCGACCACCAGAACTATCTCGGCCGGACCGTCGGCAGAATCGCGCGCGAAAAGGCCGGCATCATCAAGGAAGGGGTTCCCGCGATTTCCGGCTGCCTCGATCCCGCGGCGAGGAGGGTGGTGCGCGCCCGGGCGGAAGCGGTCGGCGCCCCGCTTCTGGAACTCGGCCGCGATTTCGCGATCCGCGGGCTCGAGGGGAGGGGGGGGCGTTTTCGCTTCGACCTCGAAACCCCGGAGGGGAGGATCCCCGCGCTGGCCCCCGGGCTTCATGGAGAGCACCAGGCGCACAACGCGGCCCTGGCCGTCATGGCGCTCCGGACCCAGCGGGCGTTTCCCCTCGGGATCGGGGTGATCCGCAAGGGACTCGGCCGGACGCGCTGGGAGGGGCGGCTCGACGAGTACCGGGCCGTGCGGCGCACCCTCCTCGACGGGGCCCACAACCCCGAGGCGGCGGCCCTGCTCCGCAAGGCGCTCTCGGAGAGGCGGGAGCGGGAGATCCACATGGTTTTCGGCGCGGTGCGGGACAAGAACATCCGCGAGGTCGGCCGGATCCTCTTTCCCGCCGCCACCCGCCTCCACCTCACCCCGCTGGTCAACACCCGTTCGGCCGACCCGGCCGACATCGCCGCCATGCACCCCAGGCACCGGCCGCGCATGGAGGCCCATGCCGACATGCACCGGGCGCTCGCCGCGGCCTGGGCCTCCTGTCCCCCGGGGGGGCTCGTGGTCGTCACCGGTTCGCTCTACCTGGTGGGGGAGCTCCTGCCGGCGGTCCAGGCTTCGGCCCGGAGACGGGCGGGCTAG
- the fsa gene encoding fructose-6-phosphate aldolase, which translates to MKFFLDTANIDEIREAAEYGLIDGVTTNPSLVSKEGRSFKDIITEIAGIVDGPISAEVVSTDAAGMLREAYDLAKIHENIVIKIPMIKEGMKALGRLSADGIRTNVTLVFSSNQALVAARLGATYVSPFVGRFDDISQVGMEVVADIAQIFSNYDFETQILVASCRNPLHIREAALLGAHVATMPYGVLEQLLKHPLTDIGLARFLKDWEKVARAGKA; encoded by the coding sequence ATGAAATTTTTTCTGGATACCGCCAATATCGATGAAATCCGCGAAGCGGCCGAATACGGCCTCATCGACGGGGTCACGACCAACCCCTCGCTCGTCAGCAAGGAGGGGCGCAGCTTCAAGGACATCATCACGGAAATCGCGGGCATCGTCGACGGCCCCATCAGCGCCGAGGTCGTCAGCACCGATGCCGCGGGGATGCTGCGCGAGGCCTACGACCTGGCGAAGATCCACGAGAACATCGTGATCAAGATCCCGATGATCAAGGAGGGGATGAAGGCGCTGGGGCGGCTCTCCGCGGACGGGATCCGGACCAACGTCACCCTCGTCTTCAGCTCCAACCAGGCGCTCGTGGCGGCCAGGCTCGGCGCCACCTACGTCTCCCCCTTCGTCGGCCGCTTCGACGACATCAGCCAGGTGGGGATGGAGGTGGTAGCCGATATCGCGCAGATCTTCTCCAACTACGACTTCGAAACGCAGATCCTGGTGGCCAGCTGCCGCAACCCGCTGCACATCCGCGAGGCCGCCCTTCTCGGCGCCCACGTGGCCACCATGCCCTACGGCGTGCTCGAACAGCTCCTGAAGCACCCGCTGACCGACATCGGGCTCGCGCGCTTCCTGAAGGATTGGGAAAAGGTGGCCCGGGCCGGAAAAGCCTAG
- the hslU gene encoding ATP-dependent protease ATPase subunit HslU, with protein MSPREIVSALDRYVVGQQAAKKAVAIALRNRVRRQKLDEEMAEEVMPKNIIMIGPTGVGKTEIARRLARLANSPFLKVEATKFTELGYVGRDVESMVRDLVEIAVDMVRGEKIDEIEGKAQQNTEERLLDLLLETLESVPGEKSPLGDGRDLARLEKARERLRRQLRAGKLEQRIVELEVREHPVSPVAFQFLEGSSLEELQFNMRDLLSGLAEQKARKRRMPVEEAAEYIMQEEEQKLVDNEQVARQALDRAEQNGILFLDEIDKIAGREAGHGPDVSREGVQRDILPLVEGTTVSTRYGMVRTDHILFIAAGAFHIAKPTDLIPELQGRFPIRVELSALGEDDFVRILREPRNSLVKQYIALLGTEGLRLSFADDALAEIARLACTVNEKTENIGARRLHTIMEALLEDYSFSGKQRKPKSVRITAAYVRRKLENIARDQDLTRYIL; from the coding sequence ATGTCGCCCAGGGAAATAGTGAGCGCTCTCGACCGCTATGTCGTCGGTCAGCAGGCGGCCAAGAAGGCGGTGGCCATCGCCCTGCGCAACCGGGTCCGCCGGCAGAAGCTGGACGAGGAGATGGCCGAGGAGGTGATGCCCAAGAACATCATCATGATCGGACCGACCGGAGTGGGCAAGACCGAGATCGCCCGCCGCCTCGCGCGGCTGGCCAACTCCCCCTTCCTGAAGGTGGAGGCGACCAAATTCACCGAACTGGGGTATGTCGGGCGCGACGTGGAATCGATGGTGCGCGACCTGGTGGAGATCGCGGTGGACATGGTCCGCGGGGAGAAGATCGACGAAATCGAGGGGAAGGCGCAGCAGAACACCGAGGAACGTCTCCTCGACCTCCTGCTCGAGACCCTCGAGAGCGTCCCGGGGGAGAAGAGCCCCCTCGGCGACGGCAGGGACCTGGCCAGGCTGGAGAAGGCGCGCGAAAGGCTGCGGCGTCAGCTGCGGGCGGGAAAACTGGAACAGCGCATCGTCGAACTGGAGGTGCGCGAACACCCCGTCAGCCCCGTCGCCTTCCAGTTCCTCGAGGGCTCCAGCCTGGAGGAACTCCAGTTCAACATGAGGGACCTCCTCTCGGGCCTGGCCGAACAGAAGGCTCGAAAGCGCCGCATGCCCGTGGAGGAGGCGGCCGAATACATCATGCAGGAGGAGGAGCAGAAGCTGGTCGACAATGAGCAGGTCGCCCGGCAGGCGCTCGACCGGGCGGAGCAGAACGGGATCCTCTTCCTCGATGAAATCGACAAGATCGCCGGCCGGGAGGCGGGTCACGGCCCCGACGTCAGCCGCGAGGGGGTGCAGCGCGACATCCTCCCCCTCGTCGAGGGAACGACCGTCAGCACGCGCTACGGCATGGTCCGGACCGATCACATCCTCTTCATCGCCGCGGGCGCTTTTCACATAGCCAAACCGACCGACCTCATCCCGGAGCTCCAGGGACGCTTCCCCATCCGGGTGGAGCTCTCGGCCCTCGGGGAGGACGATTTCGTCCGCATCCTGAGGGAGCCCAGGAACTCCCTGGTCAAGCAGTACATCGCCCTGCTCGGCACCGAGGGGCTGAGGCTCAGCTTCGCCGACGACGCGCTCGCCGAAATCGCGCGGTTGGCCTGCACCGTGAATGAAAAAACCGAAAACATCGGGGCGCGCCGTCTGCACACCATCATGGAAGCCCTGCTAGAGGATTATTCCTTCTCGGGGAAGCAGCGCAAACCGAAGAGCGTCCGGATCACGGCGGCCTACGTCCGCCGGAAGCTGGAGAACATAGCCCGGGACCAGGACCTCACCCGGTACATCCTCTGA
- the hslV gene encoding ATP-dependent protease subunit HslV, with protein MPRDSAFHGTTILLIRKGNRTVIAGDGQVTLGDTVVKKSARKIRRVYNDRVLVGFAGATADAFALFSRLEAKLEQFQGNLSRAAVELAQEWRTDRALRHLEAFLLATDGKAVFLISGTGDVIEPDDGILAVGSGGVYALAAARALLRHSKLPVVRIAGEALRIASEICVFTNSEIIVEEL; from the coding sequence ATGCCGCGAGACAGCGCCTTTCACGGGACCACCATTCTGCTGATCCGGAAGGGGAACCGCACGGTGATCGCCGGGGACGGCCAGGTCACCCTGGGGGATACCGTCGTCAAGAAGAGCGCGCGCAAGATCCGCCGCGTCTACAACGACCGCGTCCTGGTCGGTTTCGCGGGCGCCACGGCCGACGCCTTCGCCCTCTTCTCCCGGCTCGAGGCCAAACTCGAACAGTTCCAGGGCAATCTCAGCCGGGCGGCGGTGGAACTGGCCCAGGAATGGCGCACCGACCGGGCGCTGCGCCACCTGGAAGCCTTCCTGCTGGCGACCGACGGAAAGGCCGTTTTCCTGATTTCGGGAACGGGCGACGTCATCGAACCGGACGACGGCATCCTCGCCGTCGGCTCGGGCGGCGTTTACGCCCTGGCGGCGGCGCGCGCCCTGCTGCGCCACAGCAAGCTGCCCGTCGTCCGGATCGCCGGCGAAGCGCTCAGGATCGCGAGCGAGATATGCGTGTTCACCAACAGTGAAATCATCGTCGAGGAATTGTAG
- the dacB gene encoding D-alanyl-D-alanine carboxypeptidase/D-alanyl-D-alanine-endopeptidase encodes MRCLPRLSRSWSCLVLAAALVAPAAAAEGVEPLRAELEAIFADPRLREGQWGVEVVSLDRGETVYGRNAHKLQVPASNMKLLTAAAALLKLGPDYRFRTGLSADGPVRDGRLEGNLIVAGSGDPSSSSRIPPGDPFHPFRLWAAKLREMGIRAIGGDIVAGGGPLPAPAHGSGWAWDDLKMGYAAGVSALQFNENMVAIRVSPGPAVGAPPSVAVDPYLGYPAVFTEMVTASRSARPRMEIADGDGGDAITVRGTIPLGGAPLERTASVKRPVLYYLSALRHALGREGIDVSSCAVREGGVPSRPLWTHQSPPLSELLAPILKQSLNLPSETLLRALGMEFGGEASAARGIEIVEDTLEAAGIPKKDYACADGSGLSRMNLASPRTLVRVLGHMHRHPRFRIFYDALSVAGVDGTLETRLRGTAAAGNVRAKTGTLSGVSALSGYVRSADGELFAFSMIAGNFLAPVRTAEEVQDRALLRLASFRRGPGPGAEPEIRRDR; translated from the coding sequence ATGAGATGTCTGCCGCGCCTGTCCCGTTCATGGTCCTGTCTCGTCCTGGCGGCGGCGCTGGTCGCCCCGGCCGCCGCCGCGGAAGGGGTCGAACCGCTGCGCGCGGAACTGGAGGCCATTTTTGCCGATCCCCGTCTCCGCGAGGGGCAGTGGGGGGTGGAGGTGGTTTCGCTCGACCGCGGCGAAACGGTCTACGGCAGGAACGCCCACAAGCTCCAGGTCCCCGCCTCCAACATGAAGCTCCTGACCGCCGCCGCGGCCCTGCTGAAGCTGGGTCCCGACTACCGGTTCAGGACCGGCCTCTCGGCCGATGGCCCTGTCCGCGACGGCCGCCTCGAGGGGAACCTGATCGTGGCGGGGTCGGGCGACCCCTCCAGTTCCTCGCGGATTCCGCCCGGAGACCCCTTTCACCCCTTCCGCCTGTGGGCCGCGAAGCTCCGCGAAATGGGGATCCGGGCCATCGGCGGAGACATCGTGGCGGGGGGGGGCCCGCTCCCCGCGCCCGCCCACGGAAGCGGCTGGGCCTGGGACGACCTGAAGATGGGGTACGCGGCCGGGGTGAGCGCGCTGCAGTTCAACGAAAACATGGTGGCGATCCGGGTCTCCCCCGGGCCCGCCGTCGGCGCTCCCCCCTCGGTCGCCGTGGACCCCTATCTGGGCTATCCGGCCGTCTTCACCGAAATGGTCACGGCCTCCCGCTCGGCCCGTCCGCGCATGGAAATCGCCGACGGCGACGGGGGGGACGCCATCACCGTGCGCGGTACGATCCCGCTCGGCGGGGCCCCCCTGGAGCGCACCGCTTCGGTGAAGCGCCCGGTGCTCTACTACCTCTCGGCCCTCCGGCACGCGCTCGGCCGGGAGGGGATCGATGTCTCCAGCTGCGCCGTCAGGGAGGGGGGTGTCCCCTCCCGCCCGCTCTGGACCCACCAATCGCCCCCCCTGTCCGAACTCCTCGCCCCGATCCTGAAGCAGAGCCTCAACCTCCCGAGCGAGACCCTCCTGCGCGCGCTCGGCATGGAGTTCGGGGGGGAGGCGTCCGCCGCCCGGGGGATCGAGATCGTGGAGGACACCCTCGAGGCGGCCGGGATCCCGAAAAAGGACTACGCCTGCGCGGACGGGTCCGGGCTCTCCCGGATGAACCTGGCGAGCCCCCGCACCCTGGTGCGGGTCCTGGGGCACATGCACCGTCATCCCCGGTTCCGGATCTTTTACGACGCCCTTTCCGTCGCCGGCGTCGACGGCACCCTGGAGACCCGGCTGCGGGGGACCGCGGCGGCCGGCAACGTCCGCGCCAAGACGGGCACCCTTTCGGGCGTTTCCGCCCTCAGCGGGTACGTGCGGAGCGCCGACGGCGAGCTGTTCGCCTTTTCCATGATCGCCGGAAACTTCCTGGCTCCCGTCAGGACGGCCGAGGAGGTCCAGGACCGGGCGCTCCTGCGGCTGGCCTCCTTCCGCCGCGGGCCCGGCCCGGGCGCGGAGCCGGAGATACGGAGGGACCGATGA
- a CDS encoding xanthine dehydrogenase family protein molybdopterin-binding subunit, translating to MADTAGVNGQREGFRVVGKPNLPGKLSYALATGMAKYGADYVYDGMLEAKFLRSPHANAVVRKVDVEAAKRIPGVVDVLTWEDEDLKNFGGRGGRGPGGAQAAWVDNVADMEDDEVAVIVVAESAELCDEALKALNPQWEVLPHVVEIREGRKPDAPVIRPNAQGRGNVTVVSASQGDVEAGFREADQVVEYDFYMPAFCGHMPNPPASVSRWYEDPYHDPERPSLHIEGAVWTASGGKDAVGRMYGLPPEKVKQEGLFQGGRYCDWGLRKSQQITPLLARRTGRPVRMTLLRREMYDFNMNERFMHVKVGFRSDGRITAIDDFSISDAGVPPVSTLGTSGDQGYGPYVTTRCLNIRQVMEVVNSNRGRMYTSGQHCPFNWDSLTVAIQLIAEKLGKDPIDIATLNLHGPTSQTDPDPVPSYQACIEAGKRLMNWKWHGTGEKKLPDGRMHGAGFRYQMCPRHSFSGYNSKLELRDGKVHMPTQGPCTGIYAVEGNAMVVAEELGLRYEDVSIDFDPREVFAPVGGGSDGTTASAWVTKECANRLKRQILETASRNAENPPAPAGFGAPAKAEPSPLKGFAPEDLDMKDGNVYVKSDPERSVPLARATQGAHLFATYSGRPPTALWAVGMGKLLDTMNVAMCEVAVDLETGEVEILRFGVVADTGKVIRRTSLESQIDQVMDFSAGCQLQEDFFYDRATGVKLNANMLDYRKVGMLDMPRVDKELVETRAGNAAYGSNGISHSLANTHLVICAIQNAIGRWVDPPATPDKVLKALGKA from the coding sequence ATGGCGGATACGGCGGGAGTCAACGGACAGAGAGAGGGGTTTCGGGTCGTCGGCAAACCCAACCTGCCCGGCAAGTTGTCCTACGCGCTGGCCACGGGGATGGCCAAATACGGCGCCGACTACGTTTACGACGGCATGCTGGAGGCCAAGTTCCTCCGGAGCCCTCATGCGAACGCGGTCGTGAGGAAAGTCGACGTCGAGGCGGCCAAGAGGATCCCGGGCGTCGTCGACGTGCTGACATGGGAAGACGAGGACCTGAAGAATTTCGGCGGCCGCGGCGGCCGGGGCCCCGGGGGGGCGCAGGCGGCCTGGGTCGACAATGTCGCCGACATGGAGGACGACGAGGTGGCGGTGATCGTCGTGGCCGAAAGCGCGGAGCTCTGCGACGAGGCCCTCAAGGCCCTCAACCCCCAATGGGAAGTGCTCCCGCACGTCGTGGAGATCCGGGAGGGGAGGAAGCCGGACGCGCCGGTTATCCGGCCCAACGCCCAGGGCAGGGGGAATGTGACGGTGGTCAGCGCCAGCCAGGGGGACGTCGAGGCCGGCTTCCGGGAGGCCGACCAGGTGGTCGAATACGACTTCTACATGCCCGCCTTCTGCGGCCACATGCCGAACCCCCCCGCGTCGGTTTCCCGCTGGTACGAAGATCCCTATCACGACCCGGAGCGGCCGAGCCTGCACATAGAGGGCGCCGTCTGGACCGCCAGCGGGGGGAAGGACGCCGTCGGGCGCATGTACGGACTCCCGCCCGAGAAAGTGAAGCAGGAAGGGCTGTTCCAGGGGGGCAGGTACTGCGACTGGGGCCTCCGGAAATCGCAGCAGATCACGCCGCTGCTCGCCCGGAGGACGGGACGGCCGGTCCGGATGACGCTGCTGCGCCGGGAGATGTACGACTTCAACATGAACGAGCGCTTCATGCACGTGAAGGTGGGATTCCGGAGCGACGGCCGGATCACGGCGATCGACGATTTCTCCATATCCGACGCCGGCGTCCCCCCGGTTTCCACCCTCGGCACCTCGGGGGACCAGGGCTACGGCCCCTACGTCACGACCCGGTGCCTGAACATCCGGCAGGTCATGGAGGTCGTCAACAGCAACCGGGGACGGATGTACACCAGCGGCCAGCATTGCCCCTTCAACTGGGATTCACTGACCGTGGCCATCCAGCTGATCGCCGAGAAGCTCGGAAAGGACCCGATCGATATCGCCACGCTCAATCTGCACGGACCCACGAGCCAGACGGATCCCGACCCCGTGCCCAGCTACCAGGCGTGCATCGAGGCCGGAAAAAGGTTGATGAACTGGAAGTGGCACGGCACGGGGGAGAAGAAGCTCCCCGACGGGCGGATGCACGGCGCCGGATTCCGTTACCAGATGTGCCCCCGGCACTCCTTCTCCGGATACAACTCGAAACTGGAACTGCGCGACGGGAAGGTACACATGCCGACCCAGGGACCCTGCACCGGCATCTATGCCGTCGAGGGGAATGCCATGGTGGTCGCCGAGGAGCTCGGCCTCCGGTACGAGGACGTCAGCATCGATTTCGACCCCCGGGAGGTTTTCGCCCCCGTGGGAGGCGGCAGCGACGGCACCACGGCCTCCGCCTGGGTCACGAAGGAGTGCGCCAATCGCCTGAAGCGGCAGATCCTGGAAACCGCGAGCCGCAACGCGGAAAATCCCCCGGCCCCGGCCGGTTTCGGAGCGCCGGCGAAAGCGGAGCCGAGTCCCCTGAAGGGCTTTGCGCCCGAGGACCTGGATATGAAGGACGGGAACGTCTACGTCAAGTCCGACCCGGAACGATCGGTGCCGCTCGCCCGGGCGACCCAGGGGGCGCACCTGTTCGCGACCTACTCGGGCCGGCCCCCGACCGCGCTCTGGGCCGTCGGCATGGGAAAGCTGCTCGACACGATGAACGTCGCGATGTGCGAGGTCGCCGTCGACCTCGAGACCGGGGAGGTGGAGATCCTCAGGTTCGGGGTGGTGGCCGACACCGGCAAGGTGATCCGCCGGACCTCGCTCGAGAGCCAGATCGACCAGGTCATGGATTTCAGCGCGGGCTGCCAGCTCCAGGAGGATTTCTTCTACGACCGGGCGACCGGGGTCAAGCTCAACGCCAACATGCTCGACTACCGCAAGGTCGGCATGCTGGACATGCCGCGCGTGGACAAGGAGCTCGTCGAGACGCGGGCGGGGAACGCCGCCTACGGCTCCAACGGAATCAGCCACAGCCTGGCGAACACGCACCTGGTGATCTGCGCCATCCAGAACGCGATCGGCAGGTGGGTGGACCCACCGGCGACGCCCGACAAGGTGCTCAAGGCGCTGGGCAAGGCATAG
- a CDS encoding nucleotidyltransferase family protein: protein MDTIPASFESIVPVVLAAGDSTRMGYPKALLPLGGETFLTHILGTLRQVGLARPVVVLGGAAADIEPAVREWTVEILRNPDPGRGQLSSIQLALERLDPGCLGAMIWPVDQPAVSARLVRSLAERFLATGAPVTCPLYGDRRGHPAIFHRALFGEFMEAPLEKGPKGILLRHRAAMALVPTGETGAVEDVDTPADYRALTGDDVETAVAAAKG from the coding sequence ATGGACACGATCCCGGCGTCTTTCGAGTCGATCGTCCCCGTGGTGCTCGCCGCCGGGGATTCCACGAGAATGGGCTATCCCAAGGCCCTCCTCCCTCTGGGCGGGGAGACCTTCCTGACGCATATCCTGGGGACCCTGCGGCAGGTGGGGCTCGCGCGTCCCGTCGTCGTCCTCGGCGGCGCGGCCGCCGACATCGAACCGGCCGTTCGCGAGTGGACGGTGGAGATCCTCCGGAACCCCGACCCGGGCCGGGGCCAGCTCTCCTCGATCCAGTTGGCGCTGGAGCGGCTCGATCCGGGCTGCCTCGGCGCCATGATCTGGCCGGTCGATCAGCCCGCGGTATCGGCGCGCCTGGTGCGCAGCCTGGCCGAGCGGTTTCTGGCCACCGGGGCCCCGGTCACCTGCCCCCTGTACGGCGACCGGCGGGGGCACCCGGCCATTTTCCACCGCGCGCTCTTCGGGGAGTTCATGGAAGCCCCGCTCGAGAAGGGGCCCAAGGGCATCCTCCTCCGGCACCGCGCGGCCATGGCCCTGGTGCCGACCGGGGAGACGGGCGCCGTCGAGGATGTCGATACCCCGGCGGACTACCGGGCCCTGACCGGCGACGACGTGGAGACGGCCGTCGCCGCGGCGAAGGGTTAG
- a CDS encoding glycosyltransferase — translation MNGFDLTIVIAYFTVLAILSFYGLHRYKMVFLYRKHRKRVTEPLARFTELPRVTVQIPSYNEMYVIERVIDAVCAFDYPPDKLDIQVLDDSTDETRRIARDAVERWSEKGVDIRYIHRKDRTGFKAGALENGLRTAKGEFVAVFDADFVPNPDFLQKSIHHFTDPGVGMVQGRWEHLNRDHSFLTRTQAIFLDAHFMLESYTRYLSGRFFNFNGTAGILRRKAIEDAGGWEHDTLTEDLDLSYRAQMKGWRFVFLPDLTVPAELPVEINSFKTQQCRWAKGAMQTGKKTLPHVLLGKFTRGQKLEAWYHLTGNITYPLMVVLALLLCPAMIIRYNQGWFELVTIDLPLFILSFSSVTTFYIVSQKALHRDWPRRILYLPGLMAVGIGMTIPGSKAVLEGALGIQSPFVRTPKFSVDARGGEWMSKKYRCDIGVLTLVEILFGAWFTFVIVYAWNSGIYAVIPFLFLFQFGYLYMGLWAIAQSLKRSVLGEAFERLIGSPGANRMTGID, via the coding sequence ATGAACGGTTTCGACCTGACGATCGTCATCGCCTATTTCACCGTCCTGGCGATTCTGAGCTTCTACGGCCTGCACCGCTACAAGATGGTGTTCCTGTACCGCAAGCACCGCAAAAGGGTCACCGAGCCGCTCGCCCGCTTCACCGAACTCCCCCGGGTCACCGTGCAGATCCCCTCCTACAACGAGATGTACGTCATCGAACGCGTCATCGACGCCGTCTGCGCCTTCGACTATCCCCCGGACAAACTGGACATCCAGGTCCTGGACGACTCCACGGACGAAACACGCCGGATCGCCCGCGACGCCGTCGAACGCTGGAGCGAAAAGGGGGTGGACATCCGGTACATCCACAGGAAGGACCGGACCGGCTTCAAGGCGGGGGCGCTCGAAAACGGGCTCCGCACGGCGAAGGGGGAGTTCGTGGCCGTCTTCGACGCCGATTTCGTCCCCAACCCCGACTTTCTCCAGAAATCGATCCACCACTTCACCGATCCCGGGGTGGGGATGGTGCAGGGACGCTGGGAGCACCTCAACCGCGACCACTCCTTCCTCACCAGGACCCAGGCGATCTTCCTCGACGCCCATTTCATGCTCGAAAGCTACACGCGCTACCTGAGCGGGCGGTTTTTCAACTTCAACGGCACGGCCGGCATCCTGCGCCGGAAGGCGATCGAGGACGCCGGGGGATGGGAGCACGACACCCTGACCGAAGACCTCGATCTGAGCTACCGGGCCCAGATGAAAGGGTGGCGCTTCGTCTTCCTCCCCGACCTGACGGTCCCGGCCGAACTGCCGGTGGAAATCAACTCCTTCAAGACCCAGCAGTGCCGCTGGGCCAAGGGGGCCATGCAGACCGGGAAGAAGACCCTCCCGCACGTTCTGCTGGGGAAGTTCACGAGGGGGCAGAAACTGGAGGCCTGGTACCACCTGACCGGGAACATCACCTACCCGCTGATGGTGGTCCTGGCGCTCCTTCTCTGCCCGGCCATGATCATCCGCTACAACCAGGGGTGGTTCGAGCTGGTCACCATCGACCTCCCGCTCTTCATCCTCTCCTTCAGCAGCGTCACCACCTTCTATATCGTGTCGCAGAAGGCGCTGCACAGGGACTGGCCCAGGCGCATCCTCTACCTCCCCGGGCTGATGGCGGTGGGGATCGGCATGACCATCCCGGGATCCAAGGCGGTTCTGGAGGGGGCGCTGGGGATCCAGTCCCCCTTCGTGCGCACACCCAAGTTTTCCGTGGACGCCCGCGGGGGCGAGTGGATGAGCAAGAAATACCGCTGCGATATCGGGGTCCTGACCCTGGTGGAGATCCTCTTCGGCGCCTGGTTCACCTTCGTGATCGTCTACGCCTGGAACTCCGGCATCTACGCCGTCATCCCGTTCCTGTTCCTCTTCCAGTTCGGCTACCTGTACATGGGGCTGTGGGCCATCGCCCAGAGCCTCAAACGTTCCGTGCTGGGGGAGGCCTTCGAACGCCTGATCGGCTCGCCCGGGGCGAATCGCATGACGGGCATCGACTAA